The Phyllopteryx taeniolatus isolate TA_2022b chromosome 11, UOR_Ptae_1.2, whole genome shotgun sequence genome includes the window CTGGTCTCATTGAGAAAGCTATTTATCTTCTTGTTGTCATGAGGGTCCCCATCACTGAACACATCCCCTACACTGTCCAAGTCATCTAGAAATTCTTCGCTGGTGTTCCCTCTCTCCTGGGATGAAGCAGAAGACAAAGACATGTCTTCCTGACCATCCCCGACTGCCTCATATGAGCTTTGCCGAAGTACACCGCTTTCTTCGTTTTCTCCTCCATCAGTAGGACTTTGAACAAAGTTATTGTGACAGTCTGCTTCTTCAACCTTTTCTATGGGTTCAGCAGCTCCACATGGAGGGACAGCTGAAGGTTTGACGACTCCTTTAACCCAGCCTGGAAGTATAGTCTTTTGCTCCTTGTCCTGTGCAGGTTTTGGCTGCCTGATGCCCAAAGATCCACTATTTCCCAATAACTTGTTAAAACCACAAGTGGAGAGCAGCGGCTTTTTCAAAGCACTGGGAGTGGTGGGAGCTGAAGCTGTAGGTAGTGAGGAGGCAGCTTGCGGTGTTCTGCTGTACTGAACACCTCCAGTCCCACCACCAGAAGATCCTGACCCTCCATTTCCAACACGCAGAGTCCCGAATCCTAAACTTAATCGTCCATTGCTAAGCTGAGGGGGTTTGAGGAAACTACTCCGAGGTGGTCGAAGTTGAGTGTTGGCTAAAGGTTTGGCCAGTTCCACAGCCCGGTTAAAGGAGAAGGAACGTATCATAGGCTGACTGTTGGGAGATGGAATCTGCTTGAAATGCGTGAAGCTGTTTGAGCGCACCATCTTGTCCAGTTCCAGGGACTTCAGGCTTTCGTTGGACTGGGAAAGGCGGTCTTGGGAGCTGCTTCTTAGCGAGCCGGAGGATAACTTGGGCCGTACAAGGCGGGAGGACTCTTTGTCACTGTGGTCTGTTTTAGGTGCTCCGTTGAGAGAGCTTTGACCCAGCTTGATGCTGTCTTTGGGAGCCAATTTTAAGGACTGCTTCGGGGTGGCCTTGGGGCTTGAGGCAGCCACCACCAATGCACCCGACCGCCGCATTATAGGCGTCCCTGGGGAGGCACTCTTTCCCTCCTTTGCCAATGAGGGAAGTTGTCTTGACTTGTCCTTGCCTCCTTCTCCAGGGCTGGTAGGAGTGGTAAGGCTGGAGGGAACTGTCCCTTCATCTCTCCTCCATTTCAAGGAAAAAGGAGAGGTTCGAATTGCACCATTTGGACGTGTTCCAGCAGGAGCAGTCTTGGGATCCTGGGTAGATGAACCATTGGACAAGGGTCCAGCACCACCACTCGCAGAGCGCCCACCAAACTTGGGCAGTCTTGAAACCATGGTCAATGCTTTACCTTCCATTAGATGCCGACGGAAACATGAATGAGCGTGGACTCACAACAGCTGGGGatagacataaaaaaataccacaCATTAAGGTTTGGATGCAAAACTCTGTCTGGCAATTGCTTCATTTGCTGTTTCCACCTTTAAGTAAtccttgaaacaaataaaatcatcctCAAAAGAGGTGAGGCATGTCTGCAGAGGCATGTCTGCCTCTGAAAGACTGCTTGCCACCgagaaaacattaaaaattcaTGTGACTGCTTTCCAAGGTGACTTGAGAGTTTGTCGCAAAGTCCACCCTACATGCTGTCatggattttcaccaaactaacAGAATGTCTATTACTTCCAACAAGGATGTTCATTTTGTATAAACCATTTGTTCGCAGGACGACACAAAAGCTCCTATAATAGATAAAGGCAAACATCCGAGATGAGTTTTCTagtttttttgacattttccttCACTTTCTAATAAATAATGCATTGCTcttcaagaaaaataaaataaaaaaaaaatttaattaaattattattattatttatttatttatttatttatttttttaaatcagacatGCAGAAGCTTGGTACCCAGGCAGGTGCACAATTTGGCAAGTGTAATTTTATACGTTTGTATCCTCTGCTGAATAGAAGAAACAAACAGGCAACTCTTCATCAGAATCAAAGGGAAACCACTCAACAAATCCTGTAGCTGTTACTGGGTTTTAGGGAACACGGCACCAGCACACGGGGTCAATAACAAAAAGGGCTGACAGACAGAATGCCTGAGGGATGAAAGGGAATCTGGGAAGAAGGCCAGCACTGTTTTAATGAATGTGAATGGTGTAAGCCAATGGTGGGAGAGCTGTAGATATGTGGGTTGATGAACTAGCATGTTAGATCCATCTGGTTGGTTAGTGTGGTTAGAAAGGAAAACAATGGACAGTCACCGATTGCTGCATTCATTGTATCAGTTTCAATGGCGCACCACAGTTGACCAGTAGATGAACTGCAGATTCATGAAATATAATCCATATTTAATTTAGCCATTGCATccggggaggggaggggatCAGTGTTGGTGTCCTACTCAGAAAAATACTATGTCGTGCTGCCCCACATTCCCATATGAAATCCCACAAACACACGTGTATACAATCAGTCACACTCTGCCACTGGCACAGAACTGTCTGACTGTCCTAATCCGCATCAATAAACATACATGGGCAAATAAACGTAGAGACACACTTTCACCCACACAGGAAATCAGGTCAACATGCCTAGGCAAGGCCACCGCAAAAGCCTCTTTGCCCCCCAGGGACGGACGTGCATCCTTGCGCTGAATGGGTCCAAATTGGAATTTGACCATACAGGCGCTCAAGTTCCATTCACATCACACAGAAGTGCAACCTTAACACATTTGCTGTGATAGGTGTTTATGTGGGTCACCACTGATCACCAGTGAACATTGAGCATCTAAAGGGATGACACACATTCTAAGGTGGGGCAGCAAACTGTGCTGGCCATCTGTTACACCCCTGGCCACCCCCACCTTCTAGAACTACACGAAAGACACTATGATTGATAAGCTTATGATTCAGTCCTGAGAAGGGAATGAAGAAAAGAGGTTGCTCTACCCATCAACTTCACCAACGGGATACTTCATTACATGTACTTGCTACGTTTAACAACATGGCAAAAATGTATGACTCTAAAATCGGGGTCTGAACTAccagcatcaaaggattaaaTGCAagagttttgctttttctttgtctttttttttttcaacaataaagAATAGCATTTTAAGCAGTGAAACAACTTGCACGTCATCAGTAGTTCTCGaagtaaatagttttttttatgggtgtagtgttgaatttttttgaatCTATTGATACTATTGTGTCATACATCACAGgttgtgggggggtggggggaaggggGTAAACTGTACACTTCGCCTAGCAAATACAAGTAACTTTTGAACCGGCGTGTTTTCGGAAACATTTAGCAGGAGCTGCTAATTAGCCGTCGTCACAGACAGtctccgacctcctgatcggctcaaacaagTAGGGTTTGACCACAAGTCTACTTTCAGCCGGCTCCTGCTCGTATTCCAAATCGTAGCTCCCTATTCAGAGTAAAATATCGGACGCTAAGGCTTGACAAACATTACATctcttctggtagcccttgcggtggatacaGTAACTACACCTAGGATGTCTAAAAGTCGGGAACATTCGGGAGTGCTCAATAAAAGATTGTGGTACAAGACGCattataaaataacaatgtaAATATGACTTTCAACTGAACGCCATAAAATCCTTGCACTCTAACCTTGAAAGACTGAGTGTTTTTATATCctaatattaacagtggttagcttgtttttacacttgtctGGCAGTTGAAAATTTTACCTAACATATTGCCTATAAAGTTAATACTgggggggtcctcggtttacaaggGAGTTCAGCGTATCTGAAGCTGGCTTCTAACTAAAATTTTGCCTTGCAACAAAAAGCAATAAAAGCAATCaagaaacataacaaaaaaaaataataatcatcatcataattgaGGCACTTATTTCTATTTCCTATTAAAAAAGTGTCCATCACTGACTATGCAGTGAGACTCAAAATATCAAAAATCCACTGAAGAACACTGATAACATTAAAAGCAAACAAGTACAGCTAAATATATCGCATATAAATGACTgaatataacatttaaaaaaatttttttttaaatcaacccaGCCCAACACAAACTCTAACCTTTCTATGTACACCAAAGTGCAGCTTCATCTCGCTCATATTGACAGTCCCGGCATCTCTTCGGAGTAATAACCTAGACCGGTCATGCGGAAAGGCCGGTGGCTGGGCCGCCGTGCTCTCTATGAAGCGATTAACAGAGTGCCATTAGAGCGGGCTAATAGAATGAGGCAGGGATGAAAGCAACACTGACGCCGGACTAATGTGTATTGAGTGAAAACAACGCCAAGCTGAGCGGGCTCTGATGCTAAGTGATGCTAAGCCAATGGGACACCAAGGATGGCGACGGGAGAGATGACACAGAAGAGGTACAAATGGAGACATAGAGGGTGAGGCACTcgtgaacataaaacaacaaaagctaATACGCAATACTTCCACaacttccaaaaaaataaaatgaaggcCTTACCCTTAGAAGTTGAATTAACCAGCTAGTTTCCAACATTGTCGAAACTGAAAGTAAGCATCAGAGAGGCAATTGCATCAACAGAGAGagacgtgtatgtgtgtgctacTATTCCTTGTCTGGTTGGGGACATAAATGTTTTACTGTAGCATTGGTGGGACCCACCTTATGCTTGGGGACAAAAACAATGTCCCTGCTATATAAATCATTCAATTCCAGATTTAGCTTCAAAGGAAAGCAAGGGAAGGTAGCGGTGATGACGAGGTTGAATGTAAGTTAAAGTAATAACATTTGCTCCGGCGACAGAAACCTGACTGTGTGACAATGAAAAGGAGGAACCAGGCACAATAATCTGGCAAAGCGATGAAAACCACATAAAACTGTCAGTGTACATGCTGCTGTGTGATGCCGTGAGCTCACCAGAGAGAATGAAAAAGCAATGTAGACACTGCCCAGCCCTTCTCAGACAGGAAATTCCCTTTGTAAAAGTTTCAGTATCTGTTTGTTTGGTTCAAACGCTTCCTGTTCACATGATACGCGTCAGTGAGTGTAGAGatataaaatgtgcattatttagaaatatggatggatggatgtacttcaATATGTTTCATGTGAGCCTTGCTGTGTAAATAGATTATTTactacaaaaatacagtatatacacttaGGGAAGGGCATAATAatcatctgttaaaaaaaatcaacacagaTGTGGTCAAATCTACACTACTGTATTACATTGAATGTGAAAACAGTGTAGAACCATCAAAATGTTCTTATTTTCTTGATGTGGCCAAATGCATTTGACAAAATTACATGCTAATTATTCGACTTGTTTTGTGTAGTACAAGTAACCATGAGCCAGTGTAATTAAATACTGCCCCAAATAAAACATAGTGAAGACAATATGTGCATTTACACTAAAATATCCAAGgaatggcaaaaacaaaagattttaaGTCCTGCTCTGTTTACGATCCAGCTGGTACGCACCTATTTTTAGACATCACTGTCAAAGAGCTAAACGGCCTCAACAAAGCGTTAATGTTtcagtgtaaacaaaaaaagtggatttcAGCCCATTTCCTATGGTTGAATATGCcttaatttatgttattttatgaaGATTTAATGTATTGTTTGACTTAAAATGACTTCTTGTCATTTAGTGTTTGTTGTCCCTCGTGCGGACCCGTGGTGTACGGTTTATAGCGGCAGCGGGACATTCATCGGAGAATATCGGCGCTTGCGCCTTTTCAGCAGCAGGCTTGCAGCACCACCGTTTCTAAGGACGGCAATGTTGGAAATGTTCGACTGTCGCCTGAAATGTTGGAGCTGGAGGACTGCCTAGGACTGGGCTGATGCTcggattaaaaataataataagttactcaccagttattcagtacttgagtagttttttttttccattgagtaCAGTACTactactcttactcaagtaattattattcaattattattttttacttttacttgaatgATATTTTTTAAGTAACAGTACTCGAGTAAATTTTGGACTACTGTACCCACCTCTAATGGTGTCAGTAATGTTGTAGTCAGTAAGCACACAAGCAACTGTCTGCTGTTGCTCTGCTATTTGACCTTGACTTGAGCCCTGCTGATGAGATTAATGTGCATTTAGGAGCCACATTTAATTGTCACATTCTGACCGTCGCGCAAGGATTGAAGAAGCTAAGCTGTTGTAAGCTAATGTCAATCACTGCCAGCATCTTTTATGGGCACCATTTCAAACAGATGGGGGAAGAAGGTTGTTGAAGGAGTTGCTGGCAACTTTGCAAACCCATCAGAGAATCTGCCTTCAGCGAGCTGATCTTTTCCAAGGCTTTTAACATCTGTGGTCTTGCCGAGGAACGAATAAGACGTGAACAGCGAACCTAAGTTTAGCTCTAATGACAGACCACatggagagagagcgaggggggCAAGGCGGATCAGAGTAAAAGTCATAGCAACCCACAAGGCTTCGGGTACTTACACAGCACGCAGGCACATAACCTGTAACCGCAGTTTCATTATCCCCCATGACCTCGTCTCAGCTTCCTGTGAGAGCCGTCAATTAGATCACCACATCACCGGAGTGGAAAGTGCAAACCACCACCAAGGCAACCTGGTTTAAGATTAACTAACCACCCTATGGATCTTCTTAGGAGATTGTTGTCCTAGTTCGACTCCTCTGGGATGTATTTGCTTACAACTCACTGGGCAGTCGTCTTTGAGTCCAgagtttcttttttgtattattaaactGAATGGGGGTCCCATGAAAGCTTTTCTCAGTAATCCTTCCATGGGGGAATTCATACAATGTAATCTTTTCACAGAACTTCCTCAGAGGGTTTTTGTTTCACCACTGTCTCGCAAATGTGGAAACAAATCCTAGATCTCCACCCTCACGGCAGCGCTCATGATAGTGGTTAGTGTGTCTGCTTTATAGTGAGAagatcagggttcaaatctcagttgGAACATTtctgtggcatttgcatgttctcccctccCACTTGGGATTTCCCCCAGGTAaaccagtttcctcccactttccaaaaacctGTGATATTCAGGTTTTCCACTGAAATTGTTTGTAGGTGTGATGGGTGATTGTGCACTGTGGTTGGCTGATAACCAGTCCAGGCTCCTAAACCTAACCAGGATGAATGCTGTGTACAAGTAGGGAATGAGTCGAATGCATTTCCTGAGGAAACTCAGATCCTTTAATGTATCTAGCAAGATGATGGAGATTTTCTACCAGTCTGCTGTAACAAGTGCCATCTACTTTGCTGCTTTCTGCTGGAGGAGCAGCATCAGTGCCAGGGAtgcaaaaataatcaataaactAATTGAGAAGCCTATTGACACCATGTTACTGAAGATGGAGACGTTTGAATCAGTGAGGGACCACAGATCACTCAGCAAACTTCTATGCATCAATGCCACAAACTGAAAACAGTATTTTCTAGACACGTCATGGTCCCTTAAAATTGTCATCACTTTTCACCCCCTTAAAGCACTCCTGCCAATTACTTTGTGGTCTTTATGGACTGAGTTACTGGGACCCCTTTATAGCAAATTTTTATTAGTTACTGGGACCCCTTTATAGCaaatttttattagttttagcAGCTATAAAACTGTCACTCCAGTCTACTGACTGCAAAATTTACTTGCCCACCTTCTCTGCCAACCTCGAGGACACCTGTCTGGTGCCTTCTGGTTTCATTCCCACAAAAAGGCAGGAAGTGACAGGGTGACCGCAGATCAGAACACACAAACTACTctttaataaaatttaaaaaataaaaaaagtaccaGGATCAGCAAGCAAGCAGACACAAAAAGTAAAGACAGGCAAGGTTGTGGGTTGTCGTGCAGTCTGAAGATATTCAGGTGTTAGTTGGGCCAAGGGAGAATCCAATTGTAAAAACACTCCCAGCCAAGGTGAGGCTCCAGAAGCAGAGCTGACAGGTGTCTGCGGAACACAGCAGGGGCCACCCTTATTACAGCACTGTATATCTGCTGACAACTTGATGTCGCGGCACTTTGCACCGTCTGGACTGCAGCGGGTCAAATTTAAACACACAAATTTGACTGACAGCAGCTTAAGACATggtataaaaatatgaataggTGACGTGTGGCATGAAGTAAAAACCCTGAGTTATATTTGAACTCTTGCCTGTCAGATCTAAATTTACAGCATGAGGGCAACAAAGTGGCATGTGAGTCATCTTTAGTTACTCTTTAACCATGACACATGCTCTCTTCCTACTTACTGATTTCATGGAATTATGAGGCCCGGGGTACAAAGTAAACTAGAAAGAAACACCTATAAATctgatacaaaaaaatgtgtttgcacatgctttgtttctaatattttgatgaCCTCATAGAGACGCATGAGATGGGCACACCGTTAGAAATAGCTCTCAGTGGGGTGGAATGCAAAGCAGTTTTCATTACCTCTCTAACAGTGTCCAATATTGAAAACAGATAGATAGGtagaactaaaaaaataaaaacaagagtaGCACTGAGGAGgaattttataaaaatgtaaaactaatCAAacgaatattttttaaatatgttttattattttttaaattcgtATGTTTACTATATTGTGCCTTAATGTTACGCATAATGAGTTTATTTAACAAACTAATGTCAAAAGCTGGTCATGGTACTGTGACAgattccattcatttctattgGGTGACGTCACCAAATCACATCGTACATTACCCATTTAAAAGGCACATAAGCGGGTTTTGTGTCTATGGGAGCTTAAgtaaaacatatataaaataaatatgtatagtAACCAAGTGGTATAGTGGTACTTACTTGGTTTGAAAGCCGGTAAACGGTCCTCTTGTTGTTTGGGATTCGAAGATGCTAGCTGGGTTAGCCCATAGCAACTTGTAACCAAGTTTCATCAAATATTcgatatttgtaaaatattattcCACGTCCATATATGTGTGGAAGACTTGTAGAGATAGTCGAGGAGAGGAAAGTAAAAAGTgcggaaagtaaaaaaaaatatatatatatatatttatattgggAAGCAGCAGCCGCGCTCCAGAAGGATGCATCCAGTCAACAATGTCCCGCAGCGCCGTTACTTCTTCCTCCAAAGCCGAAGAGTGCGCGTGATGTTGGGCTTTCGAAGCCGAACGAGGCGCCACTTCCGTGGGACCATAGCGAAGACAAACCgggtaaaaaatacaaaataaaaatgtgaagtgGGGGACGAGCAGCTGGAAGTAAACTACCAGTGTTAACACCCGACTAGAAGCCCACCACTAAGCGACCCCTCCGGACGGTTCCCACTCCCGACATCCTCTCACGGCTGTGGCGGGGCGGAGCGTGTCTGTCACCGGCAACACCCGACAACTTCCATTGAGGAAACCTGTGCGGATGTTGGGAACTTGTTGAGTGGGAAAATATTCAAATCGACACCAATCGACGTTTTTCCCAATTTCGTTTCCAGCAAGGCCTTTACTGCTTGCCGTCGTTATGACGTCACTAGTGGGAATTGCggaaatgtagtttatttatgTCGTTCTCAAACCTGTGTTAATGCTGACAGTTTCTGAGTTTTAAAGTTTTTGGTTTCTACTTACTTTACACTTATAGTGTAAATTATAAAGCGTATAATTTATGGTATCACGCCCGAATGATTATAGGTGAAACTGCTGTTGTCCATTGGAACCACACGAGGGCGCGCCAAATGGAGTTGAAAAACTGTAATTGTGTATTCCGACCACTAGAGGGAAGCATTTTaatacttttcttttcaagggGCTCCTCACTTTCTTCGTGATAGACAGATAACTGTGAGGAAAGCTCGAATTTCAGACGGTTCCTGAGGCCTAAATCAGGTAttgcatagatagatagatagatagatagatagatagatagatagatagatagatagatagatagagagaaagagagagagagagagagagagagagagagagagagagagagagagagagagatagataagGTGGTGCCTTCAAGTTCAGTCTGAAATCAGACTCTTCCTCACATTTTCTCATGTTCTGTCTGTATTTATCAAGGGTCTCCAACCTTTTTACACTAAAAGAGTTATTttgactaaataaaaacaattaagagtTACCTTTATTCAtctggtaaaataaaaacatgatgaagtaactattttaaaaacttaaaatgtgtattttggtGATTCTGTAGAAATTAGCCTTATCTTGCACATCAGGGATGTGTAATGTTTCAGGGAGGATACACCAACAGAGTAATCGTAATGGGGTACAATGGTAGAAAAGGTTCGTACGGTTGcctcaaaacaaaatggttcTGGGTATAAAAGCTGTACcttggcctttctgtgtggagtttgcatgttcaaacACTTAAATTGTCTCCActgtttacaacaaaaaaacaaaaaagttgtttAGGTTCTCATGAGAACAGGCTCCCTATGCGAGTACGGGCAGAAGAATAATGTAGCGAGGGCTCTATTTCCTTCCCAATGAAACCTAACACTGACCTCACCAGACGCAAGCAACATGAGTGGACGTTAAAGAGCTACTGTAAATGGCATGTTTTTGTGCCCCCCTTTGTGCTCGTTCATGGGGGAACGCTGGACACTGCTCATATTTGCTCAATAAGCACTAAATTATTCAATAAGCGTAATTTAAGATCCTCCTCTCAGTCCTCTTGAATGATGTAACACAAGAAGCTTGCCGcccttgattattattatttcatatgcAGAAAGAAATTACATTTGTATCATTGCGTCTTCTGCCAAGAATGTTATGTTTTAGTATGCACTACTTCCCATAATATCCTTTAATTGCGTGTAACCTGGCGACAATGTATATACTGTGGTACCTTGTGATACGAGTGACTCAACCTATGGGTTTTTCGAGATAAAATTTGGcagatttcaatttttttactttgagaaACGCGCagtgtatggtggcagtgaaatcaacgcagctcacttcacaacaagctgcGGTTTGGAAAGTGAACAAATCTTGGCAAAAGGGGCTTCAAAcagtttaatgccactcccacttgaagttttCTGTCCaactaaacacaaaagaaaGCTTTGCCTTTAAGTCCGCTAGCCAACACAAAATgagaaacgccatagacggcctaataaatagcatctatgtgacTGTGtcgtttaaacaaaaatggtgcagcaacacgcgGTATAACCATACTCACAGACATATAGTCTTCAtctactgcaaaaaaaaacaactactgtCATATTACTGCAGATTACTGAATCAGAGTATTTGTGTGgaactcttcttcatttgtctgcatgacttTTACACTGCTGCTTTGTGGCCAGTTTGTGCACATCAGAAAGAAGAAGCCGCAACAAATCAAGCATGATagacaaactgtttaattctttaatttctatttaattgttcttATTATGTTTTTCTATAGTACAATAGAGAgatatagagtgctattttccttattaaaacacattacaatattTGTGTTGTCTATTTGGAGGTATATTAAAGAGTGCTATCTTTcctatttcaaaaaaaaaaattttttttaatgtttttggagGGGTGGAACAGATTTCCATTTATGAACAGTGGTCTCGGAacgaattcaacttgtatctcaaggcaccattgtattttATCGGTCCAGAACATAAACCTCCCAAAACTCACACAGTCGCGCTCCGTGTAAAGTtagttgaaaaaataaaaaaaataaaaaaaacatgctccaTGCCATATGTGCTCGTTATTGCCCACACAACAAGGGTTAATAATGTCACGCTGAATCCAGGCGGCACCTCCCACCATGCTGTCCTCCCTgcatgacatccatccatccatctgatTTGCCAATCCCTATTTCCTGCatccccctttcctctgatatCACAAACCCTGTGGGAAGACGTTTTAATATCCTTCATATCCAGATTaatgtccatgtactagtacgctctttgtcctcacttgtaAGACAATTTAACTCTCTAATAGAACAACTGCACACCGgtagaatgactgtcttacAAGTAAAGTTTTTCCACTACtggatgacatttctgcacactagttggacaactttggcatatcGTCGGACAACTACAACTTACTACTGAGCAAAACTGAGCACTAGCATTTATCAGATCTCCTTAAAATCCAGTTTCAGGTCCATGTACTACGCTCTTTCTCATCACAAGTAAGATatttcagtgcactagtagaatgaaaATCTCTTACTATTCACGTTTTCTCCACTACTTTATGACCTTTCTGTACACTAGTAGGATCCGAGCACTACTACTAGTAGATGTTAACTAGTTTTATAAcatcactagtagtactagtagcacacagttgtcaagTCGTGCACAGTTTTGCCCCACTGGCAActtgtagttgtcctactagtatgccaaagttgtcatATTAGTAAGTacagagcatactagtacatggaacCTTAAGCTACATaccaaggatattgaataaatgttcaaattgaacTACTTGGTCATGCTAGGAGAATGACTGTCTTAATAGTAACTGCCCtctactactgtatgacatttttgtacaCTAGTAAGACAACTTTGTTATAGTATTAGGACAAATACATGTTACTAGAGAGGCAAAACTACTAGTGAGCACTTTGGTGCTACTAACGGGGtcaaggaggctactagtgTATGGCACCAGACTACTAGTTGGGCCTATTAGTGTTACTATTGCAGTACAGTAGTTGACTAGTAAGGTATCATTACTTACTTATGGACCCAAGGAGGCACtagtagtgaaaa containing:
- the ccser2a gene encoding serine-rich coiled-coil domain-containing protein 2 isoform X3 yields the protein MEGKALTMVSRLPKFGGRSASGGAGPLSNGSSTQDPKTAPAGTRPNGAIRTSPFSLKWRRDEGTVPSSLTTPTSPGEGGKDKSRQLPSLAKEGKSASPGTPIMRRSGALVVAASSPKATPKQSLKLAPKDSIKLGQSSLNGAPKTDHSDKESSRLVRPKLSSGSLRSSSQDRLSQSNESLKSLELDKMVRSNSFTHFKQIPSPNSQPMIRSFSFNRAVELAKPLANTQLRPPRSSFLKPPQLSNGRLSLGFGTLRVGNGGSGSSGGGTGGVQYSRTPQAASSLPTASAPTTPSALKKPLLSTCGFNKLLGNSGSLGIRQPKPAQDKEQKTILPGWVKGVVKPSAVPPCGAAEPIEKVEEADCHNNFVQSPTDGGENEESGVLRQSSYEAVGDGQEDMSLSSASSQERGNTSEEFLDDLDSVGDVFSDGDPHDNKKINSFLNETSDWDLAGHNDESPMQDSRGALVKSPEEGDVCQASSLELSPSNSSGGTYMWDEEGLEPLGGPRTYPCDLYDDLNSIDILNTLHGPGAEEVNDDDLMLDVDLPDDGLHDLDRMSNGESAPRRQGQRRGHHRWNRPDHFPNDGRAPFFHHYDGLKSSRMSLQAVPSETRRHGNAPVPDELSLDHMSQDCSSVKNQLLRLKNLLQLEDTDSPADVEGEIESNTNTASQFEELLQEMHILREELRSRDKTIVQLTLKCQQNQREQMLAQERQVRCQCQQQRAPSLLRQPGDKRLQRLCDKATQTHWRPSSHSGVLPTPLLPPWQAQHQALTCTGMPQRRQTSNTFQPQRAFPPGKTSKSSPHRGPQ
- the ccser2a gene encoding serine-rich coiled-coil domain-containing protein 2 isoform X2; translation: MEGKALTMVSRLPKFGGRSASGGAGPLSNGSSTQDPKTAPAGTRPNGAIRTSPFSLKWRRDEGTVPSSLTTPTSPGEGGKDKSRQLPSLAKEGKSASPGTPIMRRSGALVVAASSPKATPKQSLKLAPKDSIKLGQSSLNGAPKTDHSDKESSRLVRPKLSSGSLRSSSQDRLSQSNESLKSLELDKMVRSNSFTHFKQIPSPNSQPMIRSFSFNRAVELAKPLANTQLRPPRSSFLKPPQLSNGRLSLGFGTLRVGNGGSGSSGGGTGGVQYSRTPQAASSLPTASAPTTPSALKKPLLSTCGFNKLLGNSGSLGIRQPKPAQDKEQKTILPGWVKGVVKPSAVPPCGAAEPIEKVEEADCHNNFVQSPTDGGENEESGVLRQSSYEAVGDGQEDMSLSSASSQERGNTSEEFLDDLDSVGDVFSDGDPHDNKKINSFLNETSDWDLAGHNDESPMQDSRGALVKSPEEGDVCQASSLELSPSNSSGGTYMWDEEGLEPLGGPRTYPCDLYDDLNSIDILNTLHGPGAEEVNDDDLMLDVDLPDDGLHDLDRMSNGESAPRRQGQRRGHHRWNRPDHFPNDGRAPFFHHYDGLKSSRMSLQAVPSETRRHGNAPVPDELSLDHMSQDCSSVKNQLLRLKNLLQLEDTDSPADVEGEIESNTNTASQFEELLQEMHILREELRSRDKTIVQLTLKCQQNQREQMLAQERQVRCQCQQQRAPSLLRQPGDKRLQRLCDKATQTHWRPSSHSGVLPTPLLPPWQAQHQALTCTGMPQRRQRVEHLVQYFTDRACFKYLSTSTSVSTREDQ